GGTGGACGTTTTGGTGTACACATCAATTTACTCTCCTGTCACAACACACGAGCATATGTGCTAGTTTATCAAAAAATACAATAGCCAGTACAATGAAAAGACAACCGGATGCAAACCGGCTAGTATAACATAAAATTACATTGCAAAACATACTAACATTATTCTTTCTCCGATTGTATGCTGCCCAGGGAGAATGAAAATTGCACTTAACCAACAATAAAGGAAGGGGCACCTGCAAACGTCTTCGCCACACAAACTTTAAAGATTGCAATAATCACTAGCCCCTTTAGACGAGATCTAGAAGTAAGAAGCATCGATTGGAGCAACACCCCATGCAAAACATGGTTGTTGTCCATCACCATCAGATAGAGGTAGACCCAGCCATGGACAGCTCGGCCCGAAAGCCCGAAGATAAGCCCTAACAGGGCATAAATCAATATTTTATTAAAAATATAGGTATAATATATCATTTAAATAGCCTGAAATTCATTATGTCAATAAAACACACATTGTTCATGTGTTTCAGGCCGGGCCGGGCTCGAGCTTAAAATTTTGAGGTCGAGCTTTGCAAAGCCCAGCTCAAAGAACGTCCAGGTTTAGACATAGGGTTGGAGAAACCGGACCATATTACAGTAGATGTCAAAATTGTCGCTCCAATGGCCAACCAGCTGCTCTTTGTAAAGGGCACACCAACTATCAAGATCTGAAACGCGTCAATAGGTCTAGGATCGAGAGACACAAACTCTCACATGCTCTTCACCGGCGGCGGATGGAACATCGTAGAGACAGGGAGAGACCGAAGGGACCTTATTTCAACATGCCATCACCGCCACCACCTAGTCGATGTCGCTGAAGAAACAAAACCTAGGAGAAAAAAAGAATGGACGGGTCCCCACTATTGCCGCCGACAAAGCCACCGGACGAGGAAGAGAAGGGGGAGCGACGCGGCGGTGTGCGGAAGAAACTTGGCGACGGCGGCCAGGGTTGAGAGAGGCTGTGCTACCAAGATCGAGATATTTTGCGGCGGGATGGTGTGCGACTGGTGCACTGGCGGAGCGCTCCGGTGGGCGAGGTATGGCGCCTGCCATTCCTTGATTATTGGCAAAAAAAAATTATACGTATGTATCTATCACTCGGCCGCTCTCTGTCTCCGCTCGCAGGAGCCAGGTAGCCAGCAGTGGCCTCGAGCCCTCGAACGCAGCCGGCTCCAGCGCCCTctgcccacgaccccacgtcccCTCTGGTCCCACCCAcctaaaaaaaagaaaaccaacGACCCAGCCGCGACCACGCAGTCCACGCTCCGTCCCTGCCCACTCTGTCCCTGCCCGAGACCCAAACCTAGCTAGCGCGGCGGGCCGACGGCGGCGGCTTACCTGGCGCGAGGACcaagcgggcgcgggcggcggaacCGCGGAAGGCTGGGGCGGCGGCTCCAGTGGCGCAGCAAGCgacggcagcagcaagcggcggctccggcggcggcttcAGCAGCAGCTCCGGCGGCGACTCCAGCGGCGCGGCGGCTTCAACGGCGGCTCCAGCAGGTAATCCCCATGTCCACTCCTCTGCGGCTCTGCCCATGACCGAACTCTGAAGTCTGAACTTTGATGGCAGTGGCTTTTTTGTTCTGTCAAAGTGTCAATTGTTTAGATTGCTAGAAGATGGTAATTGTTTAGACCTAATAAGATGCCCAACCGGCTCATTTTTGTCTAGATTGCTAGAAGATGGAAGGAAAGGGAAAGGGACTAGTAAATCCAAAGAAAAGAGGAAGAGGTAATATCTCATTTTTCTGAAATTTTGTAGCAATTTTGAACAGCAGCTTGAAGCCTTAAATTCAACCATGTTTTAGTGATATATTAATCTTCTCATTGCAGATTTGAAAAAGTATTTTGAAGTGCTTGGTAGTGGCAGCAGCTCACAAACAAATCCAAGCACCCGCGAAAGTGTCAATATTTCAGCAAATGTCAATCATCAAGATCAAGTGACTTCCATGGAAGAAGAGCATGAAAATTTGATGCCAACCGAACAAGTGGAAGAACAAACTACCGATTCCGTCGAAGCTATAGTGGAAGAGAATGTTGAAGTTCACGGGGTTGAAGGTATAACTATTTTTAGTGAAGATTACATAAATGGTGATCCAGGCCTTCGCATTCCACTTGATAGTTTTGCCCCCAACATTAGAGATGATGTTAGATTTGCTTATATCCGAATGGGTGCAACTCAACCAACTAGTTGCACTTTCCTCCCAAATAGAGATGGAAGATGCTTCCGGCCACAATGGTATAAGGATTTTGAGTGGTTGGAATATAGTGTGGATAAGCATAAGGCATATTGCTTCTATTGTTATCTTTTTAAGCATGACCGAATGGATGATAAATTTGGGCATGATGTTTTCTCCAAATTGGGTTTTGACTGTTGGAAAAATGCGGTTGCAGCATTCCGTAAACATGTTGGTGGGCCATGTAGCATCCACAATATTTCAAAAACAGCATGTGATGATTTTAAAAATCAAAGGGCAAGTGTGAAAAGTAAAGTTACAACTTACAGCAAAGGTTCACTAGTCAAGTATGAAACTCGTGTGGATACATCTTTGGCCATTGTAAGTTATCTAGCATTGCAAGGTGAACCATTTCGTGGACACGATGAATCCACTTCTTCTTTGAACAAGGGGAATTTTTTGGAGCTACTTGATTGGGTGAAAGAAAGAATTCCAGAAGTGAAGGTTGCATTTGATGAGCTATGCCCTAAGAATGCCCAAATGACTTccggaaaaattcaaaaaatccttGTTTCTCATTGTGCAAATGCGGTCACCAAAGCAATCAAAGAAGAGATGGGTGATTGTCTTTTCTCCGTTCTTATTGATGAGTGCCGTGATATATCGGTGAAAGAACAAATGGCCGTGGTTATTAGGTACGTGTTTAAGCTTTTGAAGTGTCTATGTGCTTTTTGATCATTTTGTTCTATGTGGAGTGGTCAACTAACTATATGACATTTTGTAGGTACTTGAGCAAACAAGGAGAGACTATTGAACGTTTTTTAGGTATTAAGCATGTCCCGGACACAACATCTGCTTCTTTAAAGAAGGCATTGTTGGAGGTTTTTGCTAAACACGGTCTAGTTGTTGCACGACTACGAGGGCAAGGGTATGATGGGGCATCTAATATGAGAGGAGAATTCAATGGCCTTCAGAAGTTAATTCGAGATGAGAACCCATATGCTTTCTATATCCATTGCTTTGCCCACCAACTGCAGTTGGTAGTTGTTGCTGTTTCGAGATGCTGCAAGGGTGTTGAGGATTTTTTTGAATATGTGACCATGATATCTAATCTCAGTACGTCATCTTGCAAGAGGAAGGATAAATTGCTTGACAAGCAAAAACAGGTTCTTTTGGATAAGATTAGGGGAGGTGAGATGCCCACAGGAAGAGGCAAAAATCAAGAAACATCCTTGGTCAGACCTGGAGATACAAGATGGGGCTCTCATTACACAACCTTATCTCGCATTGAATCAATGTGGGATGCAGTCATAGAAGTTTTGGGCATTGTTGAGGATGATGTGCGTGTTCCATGTAGAGCAGGAGGTTTGGTTCATCAAATGGAGACTTTTAGCTTTGTGTTCATCCTGAAGATGATGCTAAAGATCCTTCGTATGACAAATGATTTGTCTCTTCTATTGCAAAAGAAGGATCAAAATGTTGTTCAGGTATGTGATCGATCATGTTATATGTATCTACTCTGCTTGATATATTTTGTTCATGAAAACATACATGCATCTAAAATTGTAATTGTCTCATTTCAGGCAATGTCATTGGTTACGGATGTGAGAACACGTTTGATCAATTGGAGAAATGATGGTTGGGAGCCACTCTTGGAAGATGTCAAAGCCTTTTGCACCAAAAACGACATTCCAATACCAAATATGGATGACATGTTTACAAAGTGGGGAAAATCAAGAAAAGGTGGACGAAACAATGTCACAGCTGATCATTTTTTTCGTGTGGACACCTTCTATGCTGCCATAGACTCCATCACCACAGAGTTTGATCATCGTTTCAATGAGGTATCTTCAGAGCTGCTCCAGAACTTCTCTTGTCTTGACCCaagaaactccttttctaggttCAATGTGAATAAGCTTGCTAGACTCACAGAGATTTATTGTGAGGATTTCTCAGATTATGAACGTGAACATATAGTTGATAACCTCGAGCTATTCATTATCCATATGAGAAGAATTGAAGAATTTAGAGCTTGTCATGATATTGCAAGCCTAGCTAAAAAgatggttgaacttgaaaggcatgtCATGTTTCCTGCTGTTTATCGCCTCATTGAGTTGGCATTGCTACTACCGGTAGCGACGGCAACAGTTGAAAGAGCCTTCTCATCAATGAAAATCATCAAGACTGAGTTGCGCAGCAAGATGTCTGATGGCTGGCTTAATGACTTGATGGTGTGTTACATTGAGCGAGCGATCTTCAAAAGTATTGATCTTGATAAAATTAAGGAAGATTTTCAGAAGGAAGGTAGGGCACTGCCATTGCCTGGGTCTTCTACACGCCATTAAAAGCTTCATTATCGGTATGTTTTAGGTTGTTTCCTATTGAGACATGTCTACATTTCCATTGTATTTGGTTATTCGTTCGTAGTGTGTATTGTTAGTCAGTGTTGTTACTTGTTAGTGTGTATTGACTTTTTGATTCGCATAAAAAATAAATCTTAGTGAGACTTCGCCACACCTTAAATTTTTTTCGTGGTCCGCCTCTGGACTGGTGCGTTCTCCATTGCGCACTACGCGGATTAGGGAATTCCTAGCCGAGCTGGTGTGTCTATGACGCCCATTGTGTGTTGGCTATTGTCATCACCAACTCATTCTTTGTCTGCATGACTGCATCTCATTGATTTGAATTCCTTCAGGTTACATTTTTTCCATAGGATCAAAATCGTGCTGAAAACAGAAATCATTAGTTAGGGTACCTTTGCAGCTATGTTGGCAAATGTTAATAACCATTTTAGCTCATCGGAATTATGAGTAGGAGTTACAGTATGGTCAAACACGATCGGTTTGCACAGCCTGACCTCATGTTTTTAAATAGTTTGGCCGTTACGCTAGCTTCCTACTTGACACTAGTTCGAGGGAAGTGGCGGCACGCTCTGCTCGTTCCGGAAGTAGTCGCCGGCGTCCACCTTGCGCTTGACCTCTGCGAGTCTCCTAAAGTTTGCCGGACCGAAATACCTCTCGCCCCACACCTTGCCACTTTCGTAGCTCGTCACTCCGCCAACCACCGTGTTCATGCCAATGTCGAGGTCCCGGTAGTTAACGTACGCGGCCCTCGGATTCTTGCTCACAAACGGCGCCATGAAGTCGTACAGGCTCCCGATCCAGTTCGGCGTAGGCGTAGGGTCTCCCCCGGGCCCTTTGCCGTTCCAGTGCTCCACGTACTGGATGTTGTAGAGCACGCTGCTCCGGTGCGGGAACGGGGTGTCGTTGGCGGCGATGTGGCCCATTCTTCCACCGTGCGGCTCCAGTACGAGCTGCCCCGACGCCGCGTCGTTAGGCCAGAGGAAGATCTTCTCCCACGTCTCGTTGGTGAGTGCTTTCTGGACGTAGTCGGACTTGTTCTTAATGAAGGGACCTAGGGTCGTCATGGACCGGTTGATGGTGGTGTCGCCGAAGTATATGTACGCCGTGAACTGCAGCCAGCTCATCTCCTTGCAGTCGGCGTGCGTCACGCCGAGCTCCGGGAATCGGCTGCGCATCGTCGGCACCACCGCGTTGCACCTGCCGAGGTACAGGGCTTCGAAGTTGGCCCGACGATTTTCTACGATAACACGTACGCTGAGGTCGTCCGGGAGCGCGGGCGCGAGCGTTTGCCATTTGGTCACCGCGTTAACGGCGCCCTGGTCCATGGTCTTGGCGAGTTTGAAGAAGGTCACCGTCGGTGGGACTGGCACGAGCCTCACCTTCCACGACAGCACGATGCCGaaattgccgccgccgccgccacggatgGCCCAGAAGAGGTCGTCCCCCATGGCCTTCTTGTCCGCAAGCAGATTCCCGTAGGCGTCGACTATGGTGGCGTCGAGAACGTTGTCAGCGGAGAGGCCGTACTTGCGCATCATTAGGCCCATGCCGCCGCCGCTCAAGATACCCCCCACGCCCACAGTCGAGCACACGCCAGCCGGGAAGCCCAGCCCCGGAGCCGCCGTGGCGACGTGGTAGTAGAGCTCCCCGAGCGCCGCCCCGGAGTCGACCCACGCGGTGGCCTTGCGTGGGTCGACGCGGACGGCGTGGAGCTTGGCGAGGTCGATCACCGCGAACGCCTCGCTGTTGGGGTAGACCGACCGGTACGAGAGGCCCTCGTAGTCGTGCCCGCCGCTGCG
This window of the Triticum aestivum cultivar Chinese Spring chromosome 5D, IWGSC CS RefSeq v2.1, whole genome shotgun sequence genome carries:
- the LOC123125172 gene encoding zinc finger MYM-type protein 1-like; protein product: MEEEHENLMPTEQVEEQTTDSVEAIVEENVEVHGVEGITIFSEDYINGDPGLRIPLDSFAPNIRDDVRFAYIRMGATQPTSCTFLPNRDGRCFRPQWYKDFEWLEYSVDKHKAYCFYCYLFKHDRMDDKFGHDVFSKLGFDCWKNAVAAFRKHVGGPCSIHNISKTACDDFKNQRASVKSKVTTYSKGSLVKYETRVDTSLAIVSYLALQGEPFRGHDESTSSLNKGNFLELLDWVKERIPEVKVAFDELCPKNAQMTSGKIQKILVSHCANAVTKAIKEEMGDCLFSVLIDECRDISVKEQMAVVIRYLSKQGETIERFLGIKHVPDTTSASLKKALLEVFAKHGLVVARLRGQGYDGASNMRGEFNGLQKLIRDENPYAFYIHCFAHQLQLVVVAVSRCCKGVEDFFEYVTMISNLSTSSCKRKDKLLDKQKQVLLDKIRGGEMPTGRGKNQETSLVRPGDTRWGSHYTTLSRIESMWDAVIEVLGIVEDDVRVPCRAGGLVHQMETFSFVFILKMMLKILRMTNDLSLLLQKKDQNVVQAMSLVTDVRTRLINWRNDGWEPLLEDVKAFCTKNDIPIPNMDDMFTKWGKSRKGGRNNVTADHFFRVDTFYAAIDSITTEFDHRFNEVSSELLQNFSCLDPRNSFSRFNVNKLARLTEIYCEDFSDYEREHIVDNLELFIIHMRRIEEFRACHDIASLAKKMVELERHVMFPAVYRLIELALLLPVATATVERAFSSMKIIKTELRSKMSDGWLNDLMVCYIERAIFKSIDLDKIKEDFQKEGRALPLPGSSTRH
- the LOC123125173 gene encoding berberine bridge enzyme-like Cyn d 4; the protein is MASIALVLTVCFLGFFVPAPSLASSSNDTDFLRCISTSVPSQLVQAPNSPSFKQLLVSSIRNAKFVAPATASPPLCIVTPTNASHVQAAVRCGRRHGVRVRVRSGGHDYEGLSYRSVYPNSEAFAVIDLAKLHAVRVDPRKATAWVDSGAALGELYYHVATAAPGLGFPAGVCSTVGVGGILSGGGMGLMMRNRGGGGGNFGIVLSWKVRLVPVPPTVTFFKLAKTMDQGAVNAVTKWQTLAPALPDDLSVRVIVENRRANFEALYLGRCNAVVPTMRSRFPELGVTHADCKEMSWLQFTAYIYFGDTTINRSMTTLGPFIKNKSDYVQKALTNETWEKIFLWPNDAASGQLVLEPHGGRMGHIAANDTPFPHRSSVLYNIQYVEHWNGKGPGGDPTPTPNWIGSLYDFMAPFVSKNPRAAYVNYRDLDIGMNTVVGGVTSYESGKVWGERYFGPANFRRLAEVKRKVDAGDYFRNEQSVPPLPSN